One genomic window of Manihot esculenta cultivar AM560-2 chromosome 16, M.esculenta_v8, whole genome shotgun sequence includes the following:
- the LOC110603076 gene encoding serine/threonine-protein kinase VPS15, producing MGNKIARTTQVSASEYYLHDLPSSYNLVLKEVLGRGRFFKSILCKHDEGLVLVKVYFKRGDPINLREYERRLEQIKETFLALDHPHVWPFQFWQETDKAGYLLRQYFFNNLHDRLSTRPFLSLVEKKWLAFQLLLAVKQCHEKGICHGDIKCENVLVTSWNWLYLADFASFKPTYIPYDDPSDFSFFFDTGGRRLCYLAPERFYEHGGEMQVAQDAPLRPSMDIFAVGCVIAELFLEGQQLFELSQLLAYRRGQYDPSQHLEKIPDSGIRKMILHMIQLEPEARLSAESYLQNYANVVFPAYFSPFLHNFYCCWNPLHSDMRVAMCQSVFHEILKQMMSDKTGENIETASVNSMSGKLALDMVEKPNLDLTMDSVKNEKTEKGLVRDQYKLLGDISTLLGDVKQSNDYAGVNLGPESTPNSAFSHDIKQCGMQSPGELLQAISNAFRKNDHPFLKKITMDDLNSLMSEYDSQSDTFGMPFLPLPEDSMKCEGMVLIASLLCSCIRNVKLPHLRRGAILLLKSSSLYIDDEDRLQRVLPYIIAMLSDPAAIVRCASLETLCDILPLVRDFPPSDAKIFPEYILPMLSMLPDDPEESVRICYASNIAKLALTAYGFLIHSISLSEAGVLDEMNSARKSLASSNETSGRLQRVNNDSQLAQLRKSIAEVVQELVMGPKQTPNIRRALLQDIGNLCCFFGQRQSNDFLLPILPAFLNDRDEQLRALFYGKIVYVCFFVGQRSVEEYLLPYIEQALSDQTEAVIVNALDCLAILCKRGFLRKRILLEMIEHAFPLLCYPSQWVRRSAVTFIAASSESLGAVDSYVFLAPVIRPFLRRQPASLASEKSLLLCLKPPVSRQVFYQVLENARSSDMLERQRKIWYNSSAQSKQWEITDVLKREDGELNSVKSWSDKKVISETQKHDGDVFKKPEDGEAKLRAMGYMSSVSSMVDIRDPLCSEKLQFSGYMSPQIGGVNSFIYDKSSEGIPLYSFSMDRRAVKIPPAASDSSLRMNSLGIGSSYMPWMDPVNKSFSLASSVPAPKLVSGSFSISNGSKQFYRVVHEPESRENDQTTYINSKFQEMGLSGGTKGSSFAVEDASAPTDLAGLPSFSRTTSIPDSGWRPRGVLVAHLQEHRSAVNDIAISNDHSLFVSASDDSTVKVWDSRKLEKDISFRSRLTYHLEGSRALCTVMLRNFPQVVVGACDGSMHVFSVDHISRGLGSVVEKYSGIADIKKKDIKEGAILSLLNYTSDNNASQIVMYSTQNCGIHLWDIRANANAWTLKAVPEEGYVSSLVTSPCGNWFVSGSSRGVLTLWDLRFLIPVNSWQYSLVCPIEKMCLFVTSPNVSVSNTRPMIYVAAGCSEVSLWNAENGSCHQVLRLANYDNDTEMSDTPWALAKPSSKANFKPDIRRNVSPKYRVDELNDPPSRLPGVRSMLPLPGGDLLTGGTDLKIRRWDHCSPERSYCISGPNLNGVGNDDLFEIRSSFGVQVVQETKRKHQTTKLTAKAVLAAAATDSAGCHRDSILSLASVKLNQRLLISSGRDGAIKVWK from the exons ATGGGCAACAAGATCGCCCGCACAACGCAAGTCTCCGCATCAGAGTACTACCTCCACGATTTGCCTTCCTCCTACAATTTGGTCCTTAAGGAGGTGCTTGGCCGCGGCCGCTTCTTCAAGTCTATTCTCTGCAAGCACGACGAGGGTTTGGTTCTCGTTAAGGTTTATTTCAAGCGAGGCGATCCCATCAATCTCAGAGAGTACGAGCGCCGTCTCGAACAAATCAAGGAAACCTTCCTTGCCCTTGACCACCCCCACGTCTGGCCCTTTCAG TTTTGGCAAGAAACAGATAAAGCAGGTTATCTTTTGAGGCAATATTTCTTCAATAATCTTCATGATCGATTGAGTACTCGACCTTTCCTCAGTCTAGTGGAGAAAAAGTGGTTGGCTTTTCAg TTACTTCTTGCTGTGAAACAGTGCCACGAGAAGGGTATTTGTCATG GTGACATTAAGTGTGAAAATGTGCTGGTTACTTCCTGGAATTGGCTTTATCTTGCTGACTTTGCATCCTTTAAGCCAACTTACATTCCTTATGATGATCCTTCGGATTTCTCCTTCTTTTTTGACACTGGAGGAAGGAGGCTCTGTTATCTTGCACCTGag AGATTTTATGAACATGGAGGTGAGATGCAAGTTGCTCAGGATGCACCATTAAGGCCCTCCATGGACATCTTTGCTGTAGG GTGTGTAATTGCAGAGCTTTTCCTTGAGGGTCAGCAACTGTTTGAACTCTCCCAGCTTCTTGCTTATCGCAGAGGACAGTATGATCCTAGCCAGCATCTTGAAAAG ATCCCAGATTCTGGAATCCGCAAGATGATTCTTCATATGATCCAGTTAGAACCAGAGGCTCGACTTTCTGCTGAAAGCTACCTGCAAAATTATGCTAATGTTGTGTTTCCTGCCTACTTCTCACCatttctacataatttctactGCTGCTGGAATCCTCTTCATTCTGATATGAGG GTTGCAATGTGCCAGAGTGTTTTCCATGAAATACTTAAACAAATGATGAGCGATAAGACAGGAGAGAATATAGAAACTGCATCTGTGAATTCCATGAGTGGTAAACTAGCGCTAGATATGGTTGAAAAACCAAACTTGGACTTGACAATGGACTCAGTAAAGAATGAAAAGACAGAAAAGGGTTTAGTTCGTGACCAATACAAACTTCTTGGTGATATCAGTACCCTTCTTGGGGATGTAAAGCAAAGTAATGACTATGCTGGTGTGAATTTGGGGCCCGAAAGTACACCCAATTCTGCATTTTCCCATGACATCAAGCAATGTGGCATGCAATCACCTGGTGAGCTTCTTCAAGCAATCTCCAATGCATTTAGGAAAAATGATCATCCCTTTCTGAAAAAGATCACCATGGATGATTTGAATTCATTGATGTCTGAGTATGACAGTCAGTCAGATACATTTGGCATGCCTTTTTTACCATTACCTGAAGATAGTATGAAATGTGAAGGTATGGTTCTGATTGCCTCTCTCCTCTGTTCCTGCATACGCAATGTCAAGTTGCCCCATTTAAGGAGAGGGGCTATACTACTGCTGAAGTCGTCTTCCTTATATATTGATGATGAAGACCGCTTGCAGCGGGTACTACCATATATAATTGCTATGCTTTCTGACCCGGCAGCAATAGTGCGTTGTGCTTCCCTGGAGACTTTGTGTGACATTTTACCTTTAGTTCGAGATTTTCCTCCTAGTGATGCAAAAATATTCCCTGAATATATTCTTCCAATGCTTTCCATGCTTCCTGATGATCCAGAAGAAAGTGTGAGAATATGTTATGCTAGCAATATAGCTAAGTTGGCACTAACTGCTTATGGTTTCTTAATTCACTCAATAAGCTTGAGTGAGGCTGGTGTTCTTGATGAAATGAATTCAGCACGGAAGTCACTGGCATCATCCAATGAGACATCTGGACGCCTTCAGAGAGTAAATAATGATTCACAGCTTGCACAATTGAGGAAATCCATTGCTGAGGTTGTTCAAGAGCTTGTGATGGGTCCAAAACAAACTCCAAATATCAGGAGAGCACTCCTGCAGGACATTGGCAACCTGTGTTGCTTCTTTGGCCAGAGACAGAGTAATGATTTTCTTTTACCTATCCTTCCTGCATTTCTAAACGATCGGGATGAGCAGCTAAGAGCATTATTTTATGGAAAGATTGTATATGTCTGCTTTTTTGTGGGACAAAGAAGTGTGGAGGAGTATCTTCTACCTTATATCGAGCAGGCCTTAAGCGATCAAACTGAGGCTGTCATTGTCAATGCACTAGACTGTTTGGCGATCCTCTGTAAACGTGGCTTCTTGCGGAAAAGGATACTGCTTGAAATGATAGAACATGCCTTTCCATTGTTGTGTTATCCTAGTCAATGGGTTAGAAGGTCAGCTGTCACTTTTATTGCAGCCAGCAGTGAAAGCTTAGGTGCAGTGGATTCCTATGTTTTCCTGGCACCAGTTATACGGCCTTTTCTTCGCAGACAACCTGCTTCCCTAGCTTCTGAGAAGTCTCTACTTTTATGTTTGAAGCCTCCTGTCTCAAGGCAGGTATTTTACCAGGTTTTGGAAAATGCTAGAAGTTCAGACATGTTGGAGAGACAGAGGAAAATATGGTATAATTCATCAGCACAATCCAAACAATGGGAAATCACTGATGTACTCAAAAGAGAAGATGGGGAACTAAATTCAGTAAAGAGTTGGTCTGACAAGAAAGTGATTTCTGAGACTCAAAAACATGATGGTGATGTGTTCAAGAAACCAGAGGATGGTGAGGCAAAGTTGAGAGCTATGGGCTATATGAGCAGTGTTTCTAGTATGGTTGACATTCGTGATCCTTTATGCTCAGAAAAGTTGCAATTTTCAGGCTACATGTCTCCACAGATTGGTGGTGTCAATAGCTTCATATATGATAAGTCCTCAGAGGGCATACCTTTATACTCTTTTAGCATGGACAGGCGAGCAGTAAAAATTCCTCCTGCAGCTTCTGATTCTTCATTGCGAATGAACTCACTTGGAATTGGTTCATCTTACATGCCTTGGATGGATCCAGTAAATAAATCATTTAGCTTGGCCAGTTCAGTCCCTGCACCTAAGCTGGTttctggatcattcagcatcaGTAATGGGTCTAAACAGTTCTACAGAGTGGTTCATGAACCAGAAAGCAGGGAAAATgatcaaacaacatacattaacaGTAAATTTCAGGAGATGGGATTATCTGGTGGAACAAAGGGAAGTTCTTTTGCGGTGGAAGATGCTTCTGCTCCGACTGATCTAGCTGGATTGCCATCCTTTTCACGGACCACATCAATACCAGACTCTGGCTGGAGACCTCGTGGGGTGCTTGTAGCCCATCTGCAGGAGCACCGTTCTGCTGTCAATGATATTGCAATTTCAAATGATCATAGCCTGTTTGTGAGTGCATCTGATGATTCAACTGTCAAGGTGTGGGATTCAAGAAAGTTGGAAAAGGACATCTCCTTCAGATCGAGGCTGACATATCACCTGGAAGGGAGCCGAGCACTTTGCACTGTAATGCTTCGTAACTTTCCTCAAGTAGTTGTTGGAGCATGTGATGGCTCAATGCATGTATTTTCTGTTGATCACATATCCAGAGGCCTTGGCAGTGTCGTTGAGAAGTATTCAGGTATTGCTGATATAAAAAAGAAGGATATTAAGGAAGGTGCAATACTTAGCCTTTTGAACTATACATCTGATAACAATGCTAGTCAGATTGTTATGTATAGTACTCAAAATTGTGGAATCCATCTCTGGGATATTAGAGCAAATGCAAATGCATGGACATTAAAAGCTGTTCCTGAGGAAGGCTATGTGTCTTCTCTAGTAACAAGCCCGTGTGGGAATTGGTTTGTCTCAGGATCTTCTAGGGGTGTGCTTACACTTTGGGATCTAAGGTTCCTTATACCTGTGAACTCATGGCAGTATTCTCTCGTATGCCCTATAGAGAAGATGTGCCTTTTTGTTACTTCTCCAAATGTCAGTGTATCTAATACAAGACCCATGATATATGTTGCTGCTGGTTGCAGTGAAGTTTCTCTGTGGAATGCTGAGAATGGGAGCTGTCACCAG GTACTGAGGCTGGCAAATTATGATAATGATACTGAAATGTCTGATACACCATGGGCCTTGGCCAAACCATCCAGTAAGGCAAACTTTAAACCAGATATAAGGCGTAATGTCAGTCCAAAGTATAGAGTTGATGAGCTAAATGATCCTCCTTCCCGTCTTCCTGGTGTCCGTTCAATGCTTCCTTTGCCTGGAGGTGATTTGTTGACTGGAGGTACTGACTTGAAGATACGTCGATGGGATCATTGCAG CCCGGAGCGAAGTTACTGTATTAGTGGGCCAAATTTGAATGGAGTTGGAAATGATGATTTATTTGAaataagatcaagttttggagtgCAGGTTGTGCAG